A genomic region of Roseateles amylovorans contains the following coding sequences:
- the lipA gene encoding lipoyl synthase — protein MATENITHEAKSAADYDATAKQKAQAKTARIPIKIVPAEQLKKPDWIRVKAGSPSTRFYEIKQILREHKLHTVCEEASCPNIGECFGKGTATFMIMGDKCTRRCPFCDVGHGRPDPLDAEEPLNLAKTIAALKLNYVVITSVDRDDLRDGGAGHFAECIRQVRALSPRTQIEVLVPDFRGRMDRALDILKAAPPDVMNHNLETAPRLYKEARPGSDYQFSLNLLKRFKEAVPGVPTKSGIMVGLGETDEEILQVMRDMRAHQIDMLTIGQYLAPSGHHLPVRRYVHPDTFKMFEEEAYKMGFTHAAVGAMVRSSYHADQQAHAALEKAGHAEGQATAAI, from the coding sequence ATGGCAACCGAGAACATCACTCACGAAGCAAAGAGCGCGGCGGACTACGACGCCACCGCCAAGCAGAAGGCCCAGGCCAAGACCGCACGCATCCCCATCAAGATCGTGCCGGCGGAGCAGTTGAAGAAGCCCGACTGGATTCGCGTCAAGGCGGGTTCGCCCAGCACCCGCTTCTACGAGATCAAGCAGATCCTGCGTGAGCACAAGCTGCACACCGTCTGCGAGGAAGCCTCCTGCCCCAACATCGGCGAATGCTTCGGCAAGGGCACGGCCACCTTCATGATCATGGGCGACAAGTGCACCCGGCGCTGCCCGTTCTGCGATGTGGGCCACGGCCGACCGGATCCGCTGGATGCCGAGGAGCCGCTCAACCTGGCCAAGACCATCGCCGCGCTCAAGCTGAACTACGTGGTGATCACCAGCGTGGATCGCGACGATCTGCGCGACGGCGGTGCCGGCCATTTCGCCGAGTGCATCCGCCAGGTGCGGGCGCTGAGCCCCCGCACCCAGATCGAGGTGCTGGTGCCCGATTTCCGCGGCCGCATGGACCGCGCGCTGGACATCCTCAAGGCCGCCCCGCCCGATGTGATGAACCACAACCTGGAAACCGCGCCCCGGCTCTACAAGGAAGCGCGTCCGGGCTCGGACTACCAGTTCAGCCTGAACCTGCTCAAGCGCTTCAAGGAAGCGGTGCCCGGCGTGCCGACCAAGAGCGGCATCATGGTGGGTCTGGGCGAGACGGATGAAGAGATCCTGCAGGTCATGCGCGACATGCGGGCGCATCAGATCGACATGCTGACCATCGGCCAGTACCTGGCGCCGTCCGGCCACCATCTGCCGGTCCGCCGCTACGTTCACCCCGACACCTTCAAGATGTTCGAGGAAGAGGCCTACAAGATGGGCTTCACCCACGCCGCCGTGGGCGCCATGGTGCGCAGCAGCTACCACGCCGACCAGCAGGCCCATGCCGCGCTGGAGAAGGCCGGCCACGCTGAAGGTCAGGCCACCGCCGCCATCTGA
- a CDS encoding MdtA/MuxA family multidrug efflux RND transporter periplasmic adaptor subunit, whose protein sequence is MNTNKITSRSTAASLPLPSLRRTDVPAQARRDQHEAGKATPWILALVVLAAAGGGWWWWKSRQAAELAGGGVPRPASQASGVGGPGAPGTLGAGGPGGNRRFANRVQPVSVAQARLQDIRQTASAIGTISASNTAVVRAQVSGVLQAIHFKEGQQVKAGQPLAQIDPRAFQATLGQAEGQLARDKATLDNARIDLTRYKDLVAKDAVARQQLDTQEALVRQLEGTVKADQATVDSARLQLTYTRVIAPISGRVGLKQADIGNVVQTSDTNGVVSITQTRPIALTFAVPSALLPQISASLRGNAPMTVEAWSRDGKTRLATGKVATTDNAIDVSTDTIKLKALFQNDDDALFPNQSVSVRLQLATLDRQLSVPAAAVLRGSQGFYVYVVNDDSSVATRVVTPGAVDGDWMAITGPVKAGERVVIDGVDRLREGAKVEVIAADPKQRAGANAPAGRRGRGASAPGAGASGGGN, encoded by the coding sequence ATGAACACGAACAAGATCACCTCCCGCTCGACGGCCGCCTCTCTGCCCCTCCCCAGCCTCCGCCGGACCGATGTCCCGGCGCAAGCCCGCCGCGATCAGCACGAAGCGGGCAAGGCCACGCCCTGGATCCTCGCGCTGGTGGTGTTGGCCGCCGCCGGGGGCGGCTGGTGGTGGTGGAAGAGCCGACAGGCGGCGGAACTCGCCGGGGGCGGGGTGCCTCGGCCGGCCAGTCAGGCCAGTGGGGTGGGTGGCCCGGGCGCGCCGGGTACCCTTGGCGCCGGCGGTCCTGGCGGCAACCGACGGTTTGCGAACCGGGTGCAGCCGGTGTCGGTCGCGCAGGCGCGGTTGCAGGACATCCGCCAGACGGCATCGGCCATCGGCACCATCAGCGCGTCCAATACCGCGGTGGTGCGGGCGCAGGTCAGCGGTGTGCTGCAGGCGATTCATTTCAAGGAAGGTCAGCAGGTCAAGGCAGGACAGCCGTTGGCGCAGATCGATCCGCGCGCCTTTCAGGCCACGCTGGGCCAGGCGGAGGGCCAGCTCGCTCGGGACAAGGCCACCCTGGACAACGCCCGCATCGACCTGACACGCTACAAGGACCTGGTCGCCAAGGACGCCGTCGCCCGGCAGCAGCTGGATACGCAGGAAGCCCTGGTGCGCCAGCTCGAAGGCACGGTGAAGGCCGATCAGGCGACGGTCGACAGCGCACGGCTGCAATTGACCTACACCCGGGTGATCGCGCCGATCAGCGGTCGCGTCGGCCTCAAACAGGCGGATATCGGCAATGTGGTGCAGACCAGCGACACCAATGGCGTGGTGTCGATCACCCAGACCCGTCCGATCGCGTTGACCTTTGCGGTGCCCTCGGCGCTGCTGCCGCAGATCTCTGCCAGCCTGCGCGGCAACGCGCCGATGACGGTCGAGGCCTGGAGCCGGGATGGCAAGACCCGGCTGGCCACCGGCAAGGTCGCCACCACCGACAACGCCATCGACGTCAGCACCGACACCATCAAACTCAAGGCGCTGTTCCAGAACGACGACGACGCCCTGTTCCCGAACCAGTCGGTCAGCGTGCGCCTGCAGCTCGCCACGCTGGACCGCCAGCTCTCGGTGCCCGCCGCAGCCGTGCTGCGCGGCTCGCAAGGCTTCTATGTGTATGTGGTGAATGACGACAGCAGTGTCGCCACCCGGGTGGTCACGCCCGGTGCGGTGGATGGCGACTGGATGGCCATCACCGGCCCGGTGAAGGCTGGCGAACGGGTGGTGATCGACGGCGTGGACCGCCTGCGCGAAGGCGCCAAGGTGGAGGTGATCGCCGCAGATCCGAAGCAACGTGCGGGCGCCAATGCGCCGGCCGGTCGACGCGGCCGCGGCGCCAGCGCGCCGGGCGCCGGCGCCTCGGGCGGCGGCAACTGA
- a CDS encoding MdtB/MuxB family multidrug efflux RND transporter permease subunit, whose amino-acid sequence MNPSRPFIERPVATSLLMLAILLAGLLAYRLLPLSALPEVDYPTIQVTTLYPGASPEVISTTVTAPLERQFGQMPGLSQMTSSSSGGASVITLRFSLGLSLDVGEQEVQAAINAGSNLLPSDLPMPPVYSKVNPADAPVLTIAITSPSLPVIKVHDLVENRLAPKLSQVDGVGLVSIAGGRRPAVRIQANPRTLAALGLSLDDVRSAIASANVNQAKGSFDGAQRASTIDANDQLKSAAEYQNLIIAWKNGNPLRLKDVAEIVDDAENLRLAAWADTTPGVILNVQRQPGANVIQTVNRVQALLPQLQATLPASVDVQVLADRTTTIRASVDDTQIELLLAIALVVAVIFVFLRSARATLIPSVAVPLSLVGTFGVMYMAGFSINNLTLMALTISTGFVVDDAIVMIENIARYVEEGDSPMEAAFKGSKQIGFTIISLTVSLIAVLIPLLFMGDVVGRLFHEFAITLAVAILISAFVSLTLTPMMSARLLKPEAEQSHSRLGAWFGDRFDRMIQAYGRGLDWVLDRPVLTLLGFAATLGLTALLYVFVPKGFFPVQDTGLVQVITEATQSTSFDAMGERQRQLAEVFLQDPDVDHIASFIGVDGANASLNTGRMQITLKPFATRHSSATEIIARLTEANRQVAGITAYMQPVQDLTIEDRVSKTQYQFLLSSPDATDLAQANEALLARLRTLPQLTDVASDLQNQGLQAWVQIDREAAGRLGVTVAAIDTALYNAFGQRLISTIYTQSSQYRVVLEAGAEFRTGPRALEGLYVPGSTTTTNANGTSTTTTVQVPLNSVAEVSERPTALAINHVAQFPAATLSFNLPPGVALGDAVDAIKAEQAKLDLPASVETSFQGAAEAFGNSLSSTLFLILAAVVTMYIVLGVLYESYIHPVTILSTLPSAGVGALLALLVGGLDLGIIAIIGIVLLIGIVKKNAIMMIDFALEAEREQGLEPRAAIHQASLLRFRPILMTTMAALLGALPLMLGTGVGHELRHPLGVTMVGGLIVSQLLTLFTTPVIYLGFARLSQRWRERQQRRQGVPSDSARTVEPDVAERP is encoded by the coding sequence ATGAATCCCTCACGTCCCTTTATCGAGCGGCCGGTCGCGACCTCGCTGCTCATGCTGGCCATCCTGCTGGCGGGCCTGCTGGCCTATCGGCTGCTGCCGCTGTCGGCCCTGCCGGAGGTGGATTACCCCACCATCCAGGTCACCACGCTGTATCCGGGTGCCAGCCCGGAAGTGATCTCCACCACCGTCACCGCGCCGCTGGAACGCCAGTTCGGCCAGATGCCGGGGCTGAGCCAGATGACCTCCAGCAGTTCCGGCGGTGCCTCGGTCATCACCTTGCGCTTCTCGCTGGGACTGTCCCTGGACGTGGGCGAGCAGGAGGTGCAGGCCGCCATCAATGCCGGCTCCAATCTGCTGCCCAGCGACCTGCCCATGCCGCCGGTCTACAGCAAGGTGAATCCGGCCGATGCCCCGGTGCTGACCATCGCCATCACCTCGCCGTCGCTGCCGGTGATCAAGGTGCATGACCTGGTCGAGAACCGGCTGGCGCCCAAGCTGTCGCAGGTCGACGGGGTGGGTCTGGTGAGCATTGCGGGCGGACGCCGTCCGGCCGTGCGCATCCAGGCCAATCCGCGCACGCTCGCGGCCCTGGGCCTGTCGCTGGACGATGTGCGCAGCGCCATTGCGTCGGCCAACGTGAACCAGGCCAAGGGCAGCTTCGACGGCGCCCAGCGCGCCTCCACCATCGATGCCAACGATCAGCTCAAGTCCGCCGCCGAATATCAGAACCTGATCATTGCGTGGAAGAACGGCAATCCGCTGCGGCTCAAGGATGTGGCCGAGATCGTCGACGATGCCGAGAACCTGCGCCTGGCCGCCTGGGCCGACACCACGCCCGGCGTGATCCTGAATGTGCAGCGCCAGCCCGGCGCGAACGTGATCCAGACGGTCAACCGCGTCCAGGCCCTGCTGCCTCAGTTGCAGGCCACCCTGCCGGCCTCGGTTGATGTGCAGGTGCTGGCCGACCGGACCACCACCATCCGGGCCTCGGTCGACGACACCCAGATCGAACTGCTGCTGGCCATCGCGCTGGTGGTGGCGGTGATCTTCGTTTTCCTGCGCAGCGCCCGCGCCACGCTGATTCCCAGTGTGGCGGTGCCGCTGTCGCTGGTGGGCACCTTCGGCGTGATGTACATGGCCGGCTTCTCGATCAACAACCTGACGCTGATGGCGCTGACCATCTCGACCGGGTTCGTGGTGGACGACGCCATCGTGATGATCGAGAACATCGCCCGCTATGTGGAGGAAGGAGACTCGCCGATGGAGGCGGCCTTCAAGGGCTCCAAGCAGATCGGCTTCACCATCATCTCGCTGACGGTTTCGCTGATCGCGGTGCTGATTCCCCTGCTGTTCATGGGCGATGTGGTCGGCCGGCTGTTCCATGAGTTCGCGATCACGCTGGCGGTGGCCATCCTGATCTCGGCCTTCGTGTCGCTGACCTTGACCCCGATGATGAGCGCGCGGCTGCTCAAGCCGGAAGCGGAGCAATCGCATTCACGCCTGGGCGCCTGGTTCGGCGACCGTTTCGATCGGATGATCCAGGCCTACGGCCGCGGCCTGGACTGGGTGCTGGACCGACCGGTGCTCACCCTGCTGGGCTTCGCAGCGACGCTGGGCCTGACGGCGCTGCTGTATGTCTTCGTGCCCAAGGGCTTCTTCCCGGTGCAGGACACCGGGCTGGTGCAGGTCATCACCGAAGCCACCCAGAGCACCTCGTTCGATGCGATGGGCGAGCGCCAGCGCCAGCTGGCCGAGGTCTTCCTGCAGGACCCGGACGTGGACCACATCGCCTCGTTCATCGGCGTGGACGGGGCCAATGCGTCGCTCAACACCGGCCGGATGCAGATCACGCTCAAGCCCTTTGCCACCCGGCACAGCTCCGCCACCGAGATCATTGCCCGGCTGACCGAGGCCAACCGCCAGGTCGCCGGCATCACCGCCTACATGCAACCGGTGCAGGACCTGACGATCGAGGACCGGGTGTCCAAGACGCAGTACCAGTTCCTGCTCAGCTCGCCGGATGCCACCGACCTGGCCCAGGCCAACGAAGCGCTGCTGGCGCGGCTGCGCACCTTGCCGCAGCTCACCGATGTCGCCAGCGACCTGCAGAACCAGGGTCTGCAGGCCTGGGTGCAGATCGACCGGGAGGCCGCCGGCCGCCTGGGCGTCACTGTGGCCGCCATCGACACCGCGCTCTACAACGCTTTCGGGCAGCGGCTGATCTCGACCATCTACACCCAGTCCAGCCAGTACCGGGTGGTGCTGGAGGCCGGTGCCGAATTCCGCACCGGTCCGCGCGCGCTCGAAGGGCTGTATGTGCCCGGCAGCACGACCACCACCAATGCCAACGGCACGAGCACCACCACCACGGTGCAGGTGCCGCTGAATTCGGTGGCGGAGGTGAGCGAGCGCCCGACCGCGCTGGCCATCAACCATGTGGCGCAGTTCCCCGCCGCCACCCTCTCCTTCAACCTGCCCCCCGGCGTGGCGCTGGGTGACGCGGTGGACGCGATCAAGGCGGAGCAGGCGAAGCTGGATCTGCCGGCCAGCGTGGAAACCAGCTTCCAGGGCGCGGCCGAGGCCTTCGGTAATTCGCTGTCGAGCACGCTGTTCCTGATCCTGGCCGCGGTGGTCACGATGTACATCGTGCTGGGCGTGCTGTATGAGAGCTACATCCATCCGGTGACCATCCTGTCGACGCTGCCGTCGGCCGGGGTCGGCGCCTTGCTGGCGCTGCTGGTGGGCGGGCTGGATCTGGGGATCATCGCGATCATCGGCATCGTGCTGTTGATCGGCATCGTGAAGAAGAACGCGATCATGATGATCGACTTCGCGCTCGAAGCCGAACGCGAGCAAGGCCTGGAACCGCGCGCCGCCATCCATCAGGCCAGCCTGCTGCGCTTCCGCCCGATCCTCATGACGACGATGGCCGCCCTGCTGGGCGCCCTGCCGCTGATGCTGGGCACCGGCGTCGGCCATGAGCTGCGGCATCCGCTGGGGGTGACCATGGTCGGCGGTCTGATCGTGAGCCAGCTGCTGACACTGTTCACCACGCCGGTCATCTACCTGGGCTTTGCCCGACTCTCGCAACGCTGGCGCGAGCGACAGCAACGCCGCCAGGGCGTGCCGTCGGACAGCGCGCGCACGGTTGAGCCGGACGTCGCGGAACGGCCATGA
- a CDS encoding efflux transporter outer membrane subunit produces MALAVVLLGALSGCAVTRQDPPPAVTAPTAFKQDDLWRKAQPGTAPATVPDQWWTLFNDPVLDDLQQRLVIGNENLKASIAQVASARAAVDASRTVMFPTLSAGFSGTRSASPDGNVSGGSISRGATNSVSLSLNASWEADLWGRLRLASEGAQATLQASADDLAAARLSAQATLAQTYFSLRTAEAQEQLYERSVQAYERSLALTEARYQGGVSARSDVLQAQTQLRSAQAQLLETQASRAQLAHAIAVLLGLPPSALDLTRQAVLPQAPAVPPMLPSELLERRPDIAAAQRRVASAYAQIGVTDAAFFPSLTLSGSGGYRSSTLSNLVSAPNLFWSIGPSLAASIFDGGSRRLASAQARASADQATATYRQAVLTALQEVEDNLILADRLAREAELQQEALVSARRNVELVTDQYRAGTVSFLEVTTAQNSALTTEASLLSVRNRQLAAVNMLLKNIAGRWTPA; encoded by the coding sequence ATGGCGTTGGCCGTCGTGCTGCTCGGCGCGCTGAGCGGCTGCGCCGTCACCCGCCAGGACCCGCCCCCGGCGGTGACCGCGCCGACCGCCTTCAAGCAGGACGACCTGTGGCGCAAGGCACAGCCGGGCACCGCGCCGGCCACCGTGCCGGACCAGTGGTGGACCTTGTTCAACGACCCGGTGCTGGATGATCTGCAGCAGCGGCTGGTGATCGGCAACGAGAATCTGAAGGCTTCGATCGCGCAGGTGGCCAGTGCGCGGGCGGCGGTCGACGCGAGTCGAACGGTGATGTTCCCGACCCTCTCGGCCGGGTTCTCCGGCACCCGCAGCGCCAGTCCGGACGGCAATGTGAGCGGCGGCTCGATCAGCCGCGGGGCGACCAACAGCGTGTCGCTCTCGCTCAATGCCAGTTGGGAAGCCGATCTGTGGGGCCGGCTGCGACTGGCCAGCGAGGGCGCGCAAGCCACCTTGCAGGCCAGCGCGGACGATCTGGCGGCAGCTCGTCTGTCCGCGCAGGCCACGCTGGCGCAGACCTATTTCTCGCTGCGCACCGCCGAGGCGCAGGAACAGCTCTATGAGCGCAGCGTGCAAGCCTACGAACGCTCGCTGGCGCTGACCGAGGCGCGCTACCAGGGCGGCGTGTCGGCCCGCAGCGATGTGCTGCAGGCGCAGACCCAGTTGCGATCCGCCCAGGCGCAGTTGCTGGAAACCCAGGCCAGCCGCGCCCAGTTGGCGCATGCGATCGCGGTGCTGCTCGGCTTGCCGCCGTCCGCCCTGGATCTCACGCGCCAGGCCGTGCTGCCGCAGGCGCCGGCCGTGCCGCCGATGCTGCCGTCCGAACTGTTGGAGCGCCGGCCGGACATTGCAGCGGCCCAACGCCGCGTGGCGTCCGCCTACGCGCAGATCGGCGTCACGGATGCGGCCTTCTTTCCGTCGCTCACGCTTTCGGGCAGCGGTGGCTATCGCAGCAGCACCCTGTCGAACCTGGTGAGCGCGCCCAACCTGTTCTGGTCGATCGGACCGTCGCTGGCGGCCTCGATCTTCGATGGCGGCAGTCGGCGTCTGGCCAGCGCGCAGGCCCGGGCCAGCGCCGACCAGGCCACGGCGACCTACCGGCAGGCGGTACTCACCGCGCTGCAGGAGGTCGAGGACAACCTGATCCTGGCCGACCGCCTGGCCCGCGAGGCCGAGCTGCAGCAGGAAGCGCTGGTTTCTGCACGTCGGAATGTCGAGCTGGTGACCGACCAATACCGTGCAGGCACGGTCAGCTTCCTGGAAGTGACCACTGCCCAGAACAGCGCCCTCACCACCGAGGCGTCGTTGCTGTCGGTGCGCAACCGGCAGCTCGCTGCGGTGAACATGCTGCTGAAGAACATCGCGGGGCGATGGACGCCGGCATGA
- the lipB gene encoding lipoyl(octanoyl) transferase LipB encodes MLIKTLGRVDYAATLEAMRAFTDQRGPDTPDELWLCEFDPVYTQGLAGQADHVLDAGGIPVVQTNRGGQVTYHGPGQVVAYPLVDLKRLGIFVKEYVFRLETAVIQTLESFGITGHRVAGAPGIYVRLDDPGAHAALTGPTDPADPFRGLGKVAALGIKISRHCTYHGVALNVDMDLKPFQGINPCGYAGLETVDLGTLGVFTQWAMVARRFGERLDAQLSP; translated from the coding sequence ATGTTGATCAAGACCTTGGGCCGTGTCGATTACGCGGCCACCCTGGAGGCCATGCGCGCCTTCACCGACCAACGCGGGCCGGACACGCCCGATGAGCTGTGGCTGTGCGAATTCGATCCGGTCTACACCCAGGGCCTGGCCGGGCAGGCGGACCATGTGCTGGACGCCGGCGGCATCCCGGTGGTGCAGACCAACCGCGGCGGCCAGGTGACCTATCACGGGCCCGGGCAGGTGGTGGCCTATCCGCTGGTCGATCTCAAACGGCTGGGGATCTTCGTCAAGGAATACGTCTTCCGCCTGGAGACGGCGGTCATCCAGACGCTGGAGAGTTTCGGCATCACCGGCCACCGAGTCGCGGGTGCGCCCGGGATTTATGTGCGGTTGGATGATCCAGGTGCGCATGCCGCCCTGACCGGGCCGACCGATCCGGCCGATCCCTTCAGGGGCCTGGGCAAGGTGGCGGCGCTGGGCATCAAGATCAGCCGGCACTGCACCTATCACGGGGTGGCGCTCAATGTGGACATGGACCTGAAGCCCTTCCAGGGCATCAATCCCTGCGGCTATGCGGGGCTGGAGACGGTGGACCTCGGTACACTCGGGGTTTTCACGCAATGGGCCATGGTGGCCCGGCGGTTCGGCGAGCGTCTCGACGCCCAACTGAGCCCCTGA
- a CDS encoding multidrug efflux RND transporter permease subunit produces MNISAPFINRPVATTLITIGIALAGLLAYRLLPIAPLPQVDFPTISVSASLPGASPDTMAATVATPLERALGSIAGVTEITSRSSQGSSNVTLQFDLSRDIDGAARDVQAAINAARTLLPSGMPSNPTYRKVNPADAPIMILALTSQTLTRGQMYDAASTVLAQRLAQVSGVGQVNVGGGALPAVRVELNPDKLAANGIALDTVRQAIANTNANRPKGSVEQSGRYWQIGANDQARTAADYAPVVLSYRDGAALRLRDVAQVVDSVQDVRNYGASNGQPAILLFIQKEPGANIIETVGRIRELLPRLQASVPPAIELKVISDRTPTIRASLEEVERAMAIAVGLVILVVLLFLRSWRATLLPAVAVPVSLAGTFGVMYLCGYSLDNLSAMALTVATGFVVDDAIVVLENITRYIEQGATPREAALRGAREIGFTVVSISLSLVAVFIPILLMGGVVGRLFREFAVVLSSAILVSMVVSLTTTPMMASRVLKPRREPEPGSAQRPGWITRQAHRFNRGLVRGYRRSLMWTLRHQPVAIASLVAVVALNVHLYGAIPKTFFPQQDTGVLIGGVQADQGSSFDMMKARVDRFMEIILSDPAVQNVNGNTGGGQRNSANFYITLKPLAERRISADGVVNRLREKMSHEPGANLFLVPVQDIRIGGRQANAQYQFTLQADDLNDLRTWEPRVRSALSQLPELTDVNTDQQDKGVQTSLVIDRDAAARLGVTVSTIDTTLNNAFGQRQVGVIYNPLNQYRVVMELSPEYLQGPQTLSKLYVIGSGGTQIPLSAFTRVETTNTPLSVNHQGGAPASTISFNLPEGVSLSQATDAIHNAMAELGVPVSVRGSFAGTANAFQDALKSQPLLIGAAIIAIYLVLGMLYESLVHPVTILSTLPSAGVGALLALMMFNTEFSIIALIGVILLIGIVKKNAIMMIDFAIARQRTDARLTAGAAIFRAAKLRLRPILMTTFAAIFGAVPLALGSGDGAELRQPLGIAIVGGLILSQLLTLYTTPVVFVLMERLRLRAQRRRHAAKAKATTSPTDTGIAPTAASPAASGSPMNSPQG; encoded by the coding sequence ATGAACATCTCGGCCCCCTTCATCAACCGGCCGGTCGCGACCACGCTGATCACCATCGGCATTGCGCTGGCCGGCCTGCTGGCTTATCGGCTGCTGCCGATCGCGCCGCTGCCGCAGGTGGACTTCCCGACCATCTCGGTGTCGGCGTCGTTGCCGGGCGCCAGCCCGGACACGATGGCCGCCACCGTGGCCACGCCGCTGGAACGCGCCCTGGGCAGCATCGCCGGCGTGACCGAGATCACCTCGCGGTCATCGCAAGGCTCGTCCAATGTCACTCTGCAGTTCGACCTGAGCCGCGACATCGACGGCGCGGCCCGCGATGTGCAGGCCGCCATCAATGCCGCCCGCACGCTGCTGCCCAGCGGCATGCCCAGCAATCCGACCTACCGCAAGGTCAACCCGGCCGATGCGCCGATCATGATCCTGGCGCTGACCTCGCAGACCCTGACGCGCGGCCAGATGTACGACGCCGCCTCCACCGTGCTGGCCCAGCGCCTGGCGCAGGTGAGCGGCGTGGGCCAGGTGAATGTGGGCGGCGGCGCGCTGCCGGCGGTACGGGTGGAACTCAATCCCGACAAGCTGGCGGCCAACGGCATTGCGCTGGACACGGTGCGTCAAGCGATCGCCAACACCAATGCCAACCGCCCGAAGGGCTCGGTGGAGCAAAGCGGCCGTTACTGGCAGATCGGTGCCAACGACCAGGCCCGCACCGCGGCGGACTATGCGCCGGTGGTGCTGAGCTACCGCGACGGCGCCGCCCTGCGGTTGCGCGATGTGGCCCAGGTGGTGGACTCGGTCCAGGATGTGCGCAACTACGGGGCATCGAACGGTCAGCCGGCGATCCTGCTGTTCATCCAGAAAGAGCCCGGCGCCAACATCATCGAGACGGTGGGGCGCATCCGTGAGCTGTTGCCGCGGCTGCAGGCGTCGGTGCCGCCTGCGATCGAGCTCAAGGTCATCAGCGACCGCACGCCCACCATCCGCGCCTCGCTGGAGGAAGTGGAGCGGGCGATGGCGATCGCTGTCGGGCTGGTGATCCTGGTGGTGCTGCTGTTCCTGCGCAGCTGGCGCGCCACGCTGCTGCCGGCGGTGGCCGTACCGGTCTCGTTGGCGGGCACCTTCGGCGTCATGTATTTGTGCGGCTACAGCCTGGACAACCTCTCGGCCATGGCGCTGACGGTGGCCACCGGCTTCGTGGTGGACGACGCCATCGTGGTGCTGGAGAACATCACCCGCTACATCGAACAAGGCGCCACGCCGCGCGAGGCCGCCTTGCGAGGCGCTCGGGAGATCGGCTTCACCGTGGTGTCGATCAGCCTGTCGCTGGTGGCGGTGTTCATTCCCATTCTGCTGATGGGCGGCGTGGTGGGACGGCTGTTTCGCGAGTTCGCGGTGGTGCTGTCGTCGGCGATCCTGGTGTCGATGGTGGTGTCGCTGACGACCACGCCGATGATGGCCTCCCGGGTGCTGAAACCCCGTCGCGAACCCGAACCCGGCAGCGCCCAGCGCCCGGGCTGGATCACGCGCCAGGCCCACCGCTTCAATCGCGGCCTGGTGCGGGGCTACCGGCGCTCGCTGATGTGGACGCTGCGTCATCAGCCGGTGGCGATCGCCTCGCTGGTTGCGGTGGTGGCGCTCAATGTCCATCTGTACGGTGCGATCCCCAAGACCTTCTTCCCGCAGCAGGACACCGGCGTGCTGATCGGCGGGGTGCAGGCCGATCAGGGCAGCTCCTTCGACATGATGAAGGCGCGGGTGGACCGCTTCATGGAGATCATCCTCTCCGACCCGGCGGTGCAGAACGTCAACGGCAACACCGGCGGCGGCCAGCGCAACTCGGCCAATTTCTACATCACGCTCAAGCCGCTGGCCGAACGCCGGATCTCGGCCGACGGCGTGGTGAACCGGCTGCGCGAGAAGATGTCGCACGAGCCCGGCGCCAACCTGTTCCTGGTGCCGGTGCAGGACATCCGCATCGGCGGCCGTCAGGCCAATGCCCAGTATCAATTCACCCTGCAGGCGGACGACCTCAACGACCTGCGCACCTGGGAACCGCGGGTGCGCAGTGCGCTGTCGCAACTGCCGGAGCTGACCGACGTCAACACCGACCAGCAGGACAAGGGCGTGCAGACCTCGCTGGTGATCGACCGTGATGCGGCTGCCCGGCTGGGCGTGACTGTCAGCACCATCGACACCACCTTGAACAATGCCTTCGGCCAACGCCAGGTGGGCGTGATCTACAACCCGCTGAACCAGTACCGGGTGGTGATGGAGCTGTCGCCTGAATATCTGCAAGGGCCGCAGACGCTGAGCAAGCTCTATGTGATCGGCAGCGGCGGCACCCAGATTCCGCTCTCGGCCTTCACCCGGGTGGAGACGACCAACACGCCGTTGTCGGTGAACCACCAGGGCGGCGCACCGGCGTCGACGATCAGTTTCAACCTGCCAGAAGGGGTGTCGCTGTCGCAAGCCACCGACGCCATCCATAACGCCATGGCGGAACTGGGCGTGCCGGTCTCGGTGCGCGGCAGTTTTGCCGGCACCGCCAATGCCTTCCAGGACGCCCTGAAGTCGCAGCCGCTGTTGATCGGGGCAGCCATCATCGCCATCTACCTGGTGCTGGGCATGCTGTATGAGAGCCTGGTGCATCCGGTGACCATTCTCTCGACACTGCCGTCGGCCGGCGTGGGCGCCTTGCTGGCGTTGATGATGTTCAACACCGAGTTCTCGATCATTGCGTTGATCGGCGTGATCCTGCTGATCGGCATCGTGAAGAAGAACGCGATCATGATGATCGACTTCGCCATCGCCCGGCAGCGCACCGATGCCCGACTGACCGCCGGTGCGGCCATCTTCCGCGCCGCCAAGCTGCGGCTGCGGCCGATCCTGATGACCACCTTCGCCGCCATCTTCGGCGCGGTGCCGCTGGCCCTGGGCAGCGGTGACGGCGCCGAGCTTCGGCAGCCGCTGGGCATCGCCATCGTTGGCGGGCTGATCCTGAGCCAGTTGCTGACGCTCTACACCACGCCGGTGGTCTTCGTGCTGATGGAGCGGCTGCGGCTGCGTGCGCAGCGTCGTCGCCATGCGGCCAAGGCCAAGGCCACCACGTCTCCCACGGACACCGGAATCGCCCCGACCGCTGCGTCGCCGGCGGCCTCCGGCTCGCCGATGAACTCTCCGCAGGGCTGA